The following is a genomic window from Spiribacter sp. 1M189.
CGACGATCCGTACCTGGTGGTGGCGGCGGACAAAGGAACGGCCAGCTTTTCGGACGAAGCCAATGCGATTGCCGAGGAGTACGGCTTCTGGCTTCATGACGCCTTTGCCTCTGGTGGCTCGACCGGGTACGACCATAAGAAAATGGGGATCACCGCCCGGGGCGCATGGGTCGCCGTGCAGCAGCATTTCCGCGAACTGGGGCGCAATATCCAGACCGAGCCCTTCAGTGCCGTCGGCATCGGTGACATGTCCGGAGACGTATTCGGCAACGGCATGCTCCAGTCCGGCACCACCCGGCTGATCGCGGCGTTCGACCACCGGCACATCTTCATTGACCCTGATCCTGATCCGGCGGGCAGCTTTGCCGAGCGTGAGCGACTGTTCGCCCTGTCGCGATCGAGCTGGGCCGACTATGACGAGTCCCGACTCTCCGAGGGTGGCGGCATCTGGCCTCGCAGCGCCAAATCCATCCATCTGGCGGTCCCGGCGCGCCGGGTACTGGGCATTGATGCCGAACGACTGACACCAAACGAGCTGATCGCCGCCATCCTGCGGGCCCCGGTCGACCTGCTCTGGAACGGCGGCATCGGGACCTACATCAAGGCGGCCTCCGAGAGCCATGCCGAAGTGGGCGACAAGGGCAACGACCCGGTGCGGGTTGATGCCGAGGACCTGCGCTGCCGAGTGATCGGCGAGGGCGGCAACCTCGGCGTCACTCCCCTGGGAAGGGTCGCCTTCGCACTGGCAGGCGGGCGCATCAACAACGATGCCATCGACAACTCCGGTGGCGTGGACTGCTCCGACCACGAGGTCAACATCAAGGTCCTGATGAACGGCGTCGTCGACGATGGCGATCTCACCATGAAACAGCGTAACAGGCTGCTTGAGGAAATGACCGATGCCGTGGGCGCGCACGTCCTGGCCAATAACTACCGCCAGACCCAGGCCTTGAGTCTGATGCTCGACCGCGCCCCGGGCAGACTGCCCGAACAGGGCCGCTGCATGCGCTTACTGGAGCGGGAGGGTCGGCTCGACCGGGCGGTGGAGCAGCTGCCCGATGACGCGATGCTCGCCGAGCGCGAGCAGCAGGGCCGCGGCTTGACGCGACCGGAACTGGCCATCCTGCTTGCCTACAGCAAGATCCGCAGTTTCGAACAGCTCCTCGACTCGCCGCTGGTCGAGGGGGAAGAGAATCTCGACGAGCTGCTGGATTACTTCCCGAAGCCCCTGCAGGAGCGTTTTGCCGTGCGTATCGATGCGCATCCGCTACGCCGGGAGATTATCGCCACCAATCTGGCCAATCATGTTCTCAACCGCATGGGCGCGACCTTCCTCATGCGGGTGACTGAAGCAACCGGGGCCGATCTCCCCGAGGCGGTCCGGGCCTACCTCGCCGCCCGCGATATCTACGGCCTGCGCAAGCTGTGGCGGGAAATCGACGACCTCGACAACCAGGTGGCCGCGGCCGAGCAGCAACGACTCCTCCATCGCATCTGCGACCTGCAGGAACGCGCCACCCGCTGGCTGCTTCGTCATCAGCCGGCCCTCAGCAGCACCGGCATCGCCGTTGAGCGGATGCACACGGCGATCCGCACCCTCGACGGGGCCTTGCCTGAGCTGCTTCCGGAGCCTGCGCTGAAACGCCTCGAGCGCGACCGCCAGCGTCATCTGGATGCCGGCATTCCCGGTGAACTGGCCGATCGCATGAGCCGTCTGCCGCGGCTCTATCCGGCACTTGATATCAGTGCCGCAGCGGCGATGGCGGGTGCCGATCTATCGGAGACGGCACGCATTCATTTCCGGGCAGCGGATCAGCTTGGCCTGGGTGACCTGAACGAGGCCATCGCCGGCTTCAGTCCCGACAGCGACTGGCAAGCGAGGTACCGAATTGGCCTGATGGAGTCACTGCACCGGGAACATCGTCGGCTGACGGAGGCCATCCTCTGCAGCACGGCCGCTAATGACGCCGATACCCGGGTGACCGACTGGCTGGCCACCCGGGGCAATCGTATCGATTATCTGCGTGAGACCATCGAACAGGTCACTGGCGCGGCGCAGGCCGATCCTGCCATGCTAGGTGTGGCAATGCAGGAACTCCGCCACGTCGCCGCCAACCCGCAGGAGCAGAAGGCATGAGCGAGACCGTCGAACTCGCCGGCCAGGCTTCAGGCACGGGGCCAGCACTGGTTATGCTGCATGGCCTCTATGGTTCGGGAAACAACTGGCGGGGTATCGCTCGCCAGTTCGAGAAAAGCCATCGGACGTTGCTGCCCGACTTGAGAAACCATGGCCACTCACCGACGCATCCGGACATGGACTATCGGCAGATGGCCGCCGATGTGCTGGCACTGCTTGACCGGGAGGGCATCGACCAGGCGAGCCTCGTCGGACACAGCATGGGCGGTAAGGTCGCCATGGCACTGGCGCTGACGGCGCCGCAGAGGGTGGAGCATTTACTGGTAGTGGACATTGCACCGATGGCATATGACCACTCCGCCGAGCACGGCCGCATCATCCAGGCCATGCGCGAGGTGAACCTCGGCGCCGTGCGCAGCCGCGAGGATGCCGATGCGGCTCTGTCCGAAACGATTCCGCATGCCGCGGTCCGGCAGTTCCTGCTCACCAATCTTCAGCGTGAGGGCGGGCACTGGCAGTGGCGCATTCCGCTGGATATCCTCGCCGATCAGCTGCCGGTCATTCAGGGGTGGCCCACCGGGCTCGACACATTCAGCGATGCACCTGTCGAGTTCATCCACGGCGAGGCCTCCGGTTATGTCGACGACCGCGGGCGCGCCGCCATCTCGAGGCACTTCCCTGACGCGACGGTCCTGTCCTACGCAGGCGTCGGCCACTGGGTCCATGCCGAGGACCCCAAGCGATTCAGTACCGATTTGCACACCTTCTTGAGCGATAACAATAACCCGTGAGCACCCCGAGGAAGAGCCATGGCCGAGGACTTCAAGCAGAACGCACTCGATTATCACCGCTACCCCACGCCGGGGAAGATCGAGGTTTCGCCCACTAAACCACTTGCCAATCAGCGGGATCTGGCCCTCGCCTACAGCCCGGGCGTTGCCGCGGCCTGCGAGGCGATCGTCGAGGATGAGCGCGAAGCGGCCACGATGACCGCCCGCGGCAACCTGGTCGGGGTGATCACCAACGGCACCGCAGTACTCGGGCTTGGCGCCATCGGGCCACTGGCCTCAAAACCGGTGATGGAGGGCAAGGGTGTGCTCTTCAAGAAATTCGCCGGGATTGATGTCTTCGACATCGAAATCGCCGAAACGCAGGCCGATCAGCTGGTGGAGACCATCGCTCGGCTCGAGCCCACGTTTGGCGGGATCAACCTCGAGGACATCAAGGCGCCGGAGTGCTTCGAGGTCGAGGAAAAGCTCCGTGAGCGGATGAACATCCCAGTCTTCCATGACGACCAGCACGGCACGGCCATCACCGCGGCGGCGGCGATATACAACGGTCTGCGACTGGTCGACAAGCGCTTTGAGGACGTCAAGCTGGTCACTTCCGGCGCGGGCGCATCGGCCGTTGCCTGTCTCGACCTGCTGGTGTCCATGGGGCTGCGTCCGGAAAACGTGATCGCCACGGATCGGAAGGGCGTCATCTACAAAGGCCGTGCCGAGTACATGGACGAACGCAAGGGAGTCTACGCGACCGAGTCGCCGGCACGCACGCTGGGCGAGGCCATCGAGGATGCGGATATCTTCCTCGGACTCTCCGCACCGGGCGTTCTGTCACCGGACATGGTCAAGCGCATGGCCGACAAACCGCTAATCATGGCGCTGGCCAATCCAACGCCGGAAATCTGGCCCGAAGAAGCACTGGAAGCCCGGCCCGATGCGATCATCTCCACCGGACGCTCGGACTATCCCAACCAGGTCAATAACGTCCTGTGCTTCCCCTTCATCTTCCGCGGCGCACTGGACGTAGGCGCCACCACCATCAACGACGAGATGAAAAAGGCCTGCGTGCGGGCCATTGCCGATCTCGCCACCATGGAGTCATCCGACGTGGTCCGGGCGGCCTATGGCGGCAAACCGCTGTCCTTCGGCCCCGAGTATCTGATCCCCAAACCCTTCGATCCCCGGCTGATCACCCGGATCGCGCCCGAGGTCGCCCGCTCGGCCATGGAAAGCGGCGTCGCCAGTCGCCCGATCCAGGACTTCGCCGCCTATCGGCGTCGCCTGTCGACCTACGTGTTCCAGTCGGGCCTGCTGATGAAACCGATCTTCGAGCGGGCCACCCAGAACCCGCAGCGGGTGGTCTATGGAGATGGCGAAGACGAGCGCATCCTGCAGGCCGTGCAGCTGGTGGTGGACGATCGCCTGGCCCGTCCGATCATCATTGGCCGCCGGCGCGTGGTCAAAATGCGCATCAAGCGCCTTGGTCTGCGACTCGCCATCGATGGCGATTTCGAGCTCGTCGACCCCGAAGACGACCCTCGTTTCAAGGAATACTGGCAGCTCTACCACTCGCTGATGGAACGTCGTGGTATCACGCCCGACCGGGCACGGCAGATCGTGCGTACGCGCAACACGGTCATTGCGGCCCTCATGGTCCGCCGTGGCGAAGCCGATGCCATGCTCGCCGGGGCCGTGGGTAAATACCATCGTCAGCTCGACTACGTGAACGAAGTCCTGGGCCGGCGCACCGGCGTCCGCAATCTGGCGGCGATGAATGCCATCATCACCCCCAAGGGCACGCTTTTCCTATGCGACACCTATGTCAACCAGAACCCTTCAGCGCATCAGCTCGCCGAGATGACGGTGCTGGCAGCCGATGAAATCCGCCGCTTCGGCATGGTTCCCAAGGTGGCACTGCTTTCGCACAGCAACTTCGGCACGTCAGAGGCGCCGGAAGCGATCAAGATGCGTGAGGCCCTGCAGTTGATCGAGGATCGCGACCCGGCACTCGAGGTCGAAGGTGAGATGCACGGCGATGCGGCGCTCAACGAGGAAATCCGGCGTCGGATCTTCCCCAACTCGCGCCTGGACGGCGAAGCCAACCTGTTGATCATGCCCACACTGGATGCCGCCAATATCGCCTTCAACCTGCTGAAAACGGTGACCGATGCGGTCTCCATCGGTCCGATCGTGCTCGGCATGTCCAAGCCTGCGCATATCCTCACGCCATCGGTCACGGTACGCGGTGTCGTCAATCTGACGGCCCTCGCCGGCGTTGAGGCGGCCATGGCCGGCGGAAAAACGGAGAAAAAAGATGACTGAAGCCATCCGTGTCCACGAAGTCGGCGGGCCCGGACAGCTGCGGCATGAGTCAATCGAGGTCCCGGCACCCGGCGCCGGCGAGGTTCTCCTGCGTCAGACGCATATCGGTGTGAATTACATTGACGTCTACTTCCGCACCGGGCTTTATCAAGCCGGCAGCCTGCCCTTCACACCGGGCCTGGAGGGCGCGGGCGAGGTTATCGCCACCGGTGAGGGTGTAAGCACCGTCGAGCCGGGCCAACGGGTGGCCTATGCCGGCGGCCCGCTGGGGGCTTATGCCGCCGAGCGGGTAATGCCGGCGGACCGGCTGGTGCCGCTGCCGGAGTCCATCAGCAACGAACAGGCCGCCGCCATCATGCTCAAGGGCATGACCGCCCATGTCCTCCTGCAGCAGGTACATGCCGTACGTCGGGGCGAACGGGTCCTGATCCACGCCGCGGCCGGTGGCGTCGGCCTTTTGCTCTGCCAGTGGGCCAGCCATCTGGGCGCTACCGTGATTGGAACCGTGGGCAGCCCCGAGAAGGCCGAACTGGCAAGAGCCAATGGCTGCGACCATCCCATCCTCTACCGCGAGGAAAATGTCCAGGAAAGGGTAAGGGCACTGACCGGAGGCCAGGGCGTCGACGTGGTCTACGACTCCGTCGGTGCCGATACGCTGATGGTCTCGCTTGGCTGCCTGGCCCGCCGCGGCATGCTGGTGAGCTTCGGACAGTCCTCAGGCAAACCACCCGCCATCGAGGTGGGTCAGTTGGCGGCTGGCGGTTCGCTGTTCCTGACGCGGCCGTCGCTGTTCGACTACATCGCCACGGTGGAGGAACTGAAATCAGCCGCGGCAGCGGTTTTCGAGGTGGTCAGACAGGGCAGGCTGAACGTACGCATCGGCCAGCGCCTGCCGCTGGCCGATGCGGCCACGGCTCACCGGGCACTGGAATCCCGGCGGAGCACCGGCTCAACCATTCTCACCGTCTAGTGACCGGTGGACTCGATCTGCGGAAGGCTATTACCCAGCGGGTCGAGTCCCAGCGCCTGGCGGTAGGTACGGCGCGCCTGCTCCTCCTCGCCAAGCCGTTCATAGAGCTCGGCCAGCATGCGGGCCATGGCGGGATTGTTGCTCCGCTCAACGGCCGCCTCGAGATAACCGCGAGCCTGTCCCCAGAGCTCGCATCGGGCGGCCTGCCGCGCAGCCGCGTATAGCAACGTCGGATCTTCCGGCCGCTCGCGCAACCATTTGGTGATCCGGTCGTAGACCCGCTGCGGCGGATCCAGAGGCAACTCACCATAAACCTCGACCAGCTCCGGCGCCCAATGCTGACGCAACCAGCGACGCAGCTGCTGCTCGGCGGTCGCTGGACAATCCGCATCGACCAGTGCGCGGGCATAGCGAGCCTGCAATGCGGGATCACGCCGGCGCACCTTGGGCAGAGACTTCCAGATACGGCCCAGGCTGTCGGCATTGGCCTCGGCACCGAGCTCGTCGAAGCGCTGGCCCAGCGCGCGGTACTCGATTTCGGCAAGCGCCTCCTCGGGCAATGCCTTTTCCCGGCGCAGATCCGGCAGAAGATCGGCGAGCCCGGCATGATCATCCACCGCCTGCATCGCCCTCGCCAGAAACATGAGAACGCGATGGTTGCGCGGGGCCTTTTCCCTCAGCCAGCCCAGCGTAGCGAGGGCCTGTTCCCACTGCTCGGCCTCCACCTGCAACTGGGCCTGGAGCAGGCCCACCGCGACCCGCGCCCGCGGATTGGCGGCATCCGCCGCCGCCAGCAGGTCATCGCGGCGCTGCCACTCACCGCGGCGCTGCGCGGCAATGGCGGCCAGCAGATGATGCATGAGGGGCTGCACCGCCGCCCGGCTGGTTCCCTCCAGATGGCGCTCGGCCTCGGCATATCGGCCCTCAGCCAGTTCGATCAGCCCATCCACCAGCTCGCGCTGTGCCTTCTGCGTGCGACGACTCGCCCAGCGCACGCGAATGCGCCCCGGTGCCAGCAGCAGGCGCCGCGCCAGCCCGTAGATCAGCGTCACAACCACCCAGGCGACGATGAATGCGACGACCGCCACGAACAGGCTTGTCTGCACCGTCACATCGCCGACACGAAGCATCAGGAAGCCGCCCTGGTTGGCAAACCATAGTGCCGCGCTGACACTTGCCAGCAGCAGGACGACCAGCAGTATCAGCCGGCCCATCATGGTTCACTGCTCCCGTCCAGAACCGGCGACAGGACACCGGCGATGTCGGGCGCTTCGACTTTCACCGGCTCCTCGATAAGCCCGGCCAGTCGCTCCCGAACCGCCGATACCGCCGGCGAGGCCGAGTCGAAATAGGCGCCAACCCAGTCGTCCACGCGCCGCAGCGCGTCGCGGTAGGTTTCCGGCTCCCCACGCAGGGCCGCCAGTCGCGCCGATTCTAACTGCAGCAGCAGATTCTGCTGGAGCAGGAAACGTGACTCGGGTTCCGGGAGGGGTTCCACCTGGCGGTCGCGGCTCACCGTCACCAAGCCGCCAAGGCCTTCCAGCAGGCGTTGACGCGCCCGCTCAAGCCGGCTCTGCCAGTCACCGCTGGCTGCGGGATCGGCCCCATCCTCGCCTTCATCCGCGGCATCCTGCTCGAAGCGGGTGATGCCAGCCGCCAGGGGAAGCTCATCGAGCTGATCGGCGACGCGATCCAGACCGCGGTTGATGGCGACCATGTCCACCCGATCCACCGCGAGCAGACGATCCACGGCCTCGCCGATGGCTTCGCGGCGATCGATGCCCGTACCACCAAGTCCCGAGAGCAGAATATCTGCCGCCTCAAGCGCCTCGAGCGCACCGGCGATATCACCATTGAAACGGACCCGGTGTAAGGCCATGCGAGCGAGGTAACTCGCCTCGGCAACACGCCAGTCATCGGTTTCCGACTGCATGCGCCGATAGAGCTGATCGACCCGATCAGCCAGCTCCTTGCGGGCGGACACCTGGTCCGCCATGCGATTCTCTAGTCGCGCGAGCGATTGCAGGCGAGACTCCAGGGCCTCGTTGAGGTTGGTGATCCGTCCGTTCAGCTCACCCATATCGCTCTGCTGCCTGTCGGCCAGCGCCTGCAGTTCGCTGCGTTCCGCAAGCCCTGACTGGGCGTCGGCCAGTGACTGCATCTGGAGATACAGATAAACGCCGCCGGCGGCGGCCAGTACGGCGACGGCCAGCGCGATCATCAGGGCGCCACGGCCCGCGGAACGGCCCGTTGATGGCGGCGTCGGGGTTGGCTCAACCTTTTCCCCTTCATCCTCTCCATTACTGCCGCCACCGTTATTGGCCGACCGGGAGGCAGGCCCCGGATCGTCGGCAGCCCGAGCTTCCTCAGCATTTTCGCTGAGCGGCCCGTTCTCCGTGGTCAGCTCCTCGGAATCCTTGTCCTTTTCAGTCATTGGTTTTCTCTCTGCAGCGCTGCGCGGACGGTGCGGGTGATGGCGTCATCGTCCGCCCCACCGGCCACCAGCGGCCGATCAAATCCGGCGGCTGTCGCGGCCTGGGCGATACGATCGCTGACCGTGACCAACCGTCCCTGACGTACCCACTCTATCGCGCCTGGTTCCGCCATGCCGAGCAAATGCGCAAGTCCCGTCTGACTTGTCACGATTGTGCAGTCGAGCCGCCTGGCCTGCCACTCCTGCGGAATCGCCAGGGTATTGTCGGGTTTGATGCGCTCGTAGACCGCCATCTCACGGAGCTCGACATCCCGCGTCAGAAGCGCGGACTGAAGACGTCGACGTCCCTCCTTACCCCGAACGATCACGACGGTCTCCCCCGGCCCGGGATCGAACGCCGGCTCCGCGAGTAATGCGTCGGCGCCGCCGCCAGCAACCGGGGCAACGGTCACTGGCAGCCCCGCATGGCGCAGCCGGGCCGCCGTGCCCGGCCCCACCGCAGCCAGCTTTGTCGAACGACAGCGCGCCAGTGGCAGATGCGCCAGTCCGTAATCCACCGCATTGGGGCTGATAAAGACAAGCCAGTCTGGACAGTGACCGGTGACCCTGGAGTCCGGTTCGCAAGGGACGATCGCAAGCGTCGGACGGTGCAGCACCAGCGCACCGGCGGCTTCGAGCTGGCGGATCAATCCGTCGGCCTGACCCGCCGGCCGGGTCACCAGGATGCGGCGTCCGCGCAGGGGAGTGCTCAATGGACGTCGGCCAGTATTTCCGCGGCGCCCTGCGAGAGCAGATCCTCGGCGACGACGCCCCCCAGCTCGGTTCCCTCGTCACGGCGAGCCCGGCCTTCCGAGCGCAATACCCGCCGCCCGTCCCGGCTCGCCACCAGTGCGCGTAGCCACAGGTCGTCGCCCTCAAGCAGCGCATAGGCCGCGAGCGGCACGTGACAACTGCCGTCCAGCCTGGCGTTGACCGCGCGCTCGGCGGCAACCCGGTCATGCGTATCAGGGTCATCCAGGCCAGCAATCAGGGCCTCGACCTCCGGATCATCGGCGCGACACTCGATACCGAGCGCACCCTGTCCCACCGCGGGCAGGCTCTCCTCCGGCGGCATGACGCGGGTGATCTGGTCGGCCATCCCCAGTCGCCGCAACCCCGATGCCGCCAGCACGATGGCATCGAACTCCCCGGCATCCAGCTTGGCGAGCCTGGTCTGGACATTGCCCCGCAGCGACTCGACGACCAGATCGGGACGCCGCGCCCGAATCTGGCATTCGCGGCGCAGGCTCGCCGTGCCCACACGACCAGTGGCGGGGAGCTCAGCAATGTCACCATAGCGGCGTGACACCAGGGCATCGCAGGGGTCTTCACGATCGAGGATGACCGGCAAGCGAAAGGCCTCTGGCACCACCGCCGGCACGTCTTTCATGGAATGCACGGCAATGTCCGCCTTGCCCGCCAGCATGCCCTCCTCGAGCGCTTTGACGAACAGCGCCTTACCGCCAACGGCCATCAGCGGCCGATCGGTGATCTCGTCGCCGCGTGTGGAAAGGCGCACCAGCTCCACGTCGAGCCCCGGATACCGGGCTCGAAGCCGGTCAGCGACATGTTCTGCCTGCCAGACGGCGAGCGGGCTGCGGCGGGTGGCGATACGAAGATGCTCGATGGTCATAACTATCAGGGCCTGGCAGCGGCCGCGGCGGCCGGAATCGGTCTGCCGCAACCATACCGCCAGATCGTCATCAGGCAAACCGTCAGCCCGGACCGGCCGCGGACTTCAGCCACCGCCTGACCTGCGGCAGTCGACGCCGACTCACCGGCAGCCGCTCGTCACTGCCATCGACGAGCGCCTGTGTGCGCCCATCCAGATCCTTCTCCAGTCCGCGCAGGGCATCGCGGGCGATCAGGGCACTGCGGTGGACACGCAGGAAGCGCGGCTCGAACTCTTCCTCCAGCCGGCAGAGCGAATCCTCAATCAGATCCTCGCCTTCATCATGCTGGACCGTGACGTATTTCTGGTCGGCCATGAAATACCGCACCCCATCCACCGGAATCAGGCTCAGGCCGTTCCTTCGCCGGCAGAGGATATGCCGTCTTTCACCGCCGGAACCCGGCGCCTGGATTCGGGCAATCTGCTCGGCACTGAGCGGTCGTGCATCGTGGATGACCGATTTGAGCCTTGCCGGCTGGACATGCTCCAGGACATAGTCGACTCCACTCTGCTGGAGTCGGGGCAACATGGGGTCGGTCAGCGAACTGGCCAGCACCACCGCCGGTGCCGGGCGTTCGTTGGCCAGTGCCACGGCGACACGGAGGTCGGCCTCCTGTCGTATCCCGAGCACGACGACGTCGACCGGATCATTACCATGGGCTTGCGTTGCATCAGCCGGATCCTCGAGCACGGCGCTCACTGCGAAGGCGGGTGTGGATGCGACCAGGCGGGCGAGTCGCTGGCGCAATGATGACTGTTCACAGGCAATAACGATCTTCATCATTCACGTCCTCCCGAAAGCGTTGGTGGCTTGAAACACCGCCCGACAGAACGCCGGACGGCCCGATCAAGCTTGCAAAACCTTTCATGAAGAGACCGCCAACCGGTTCACAGAACCACGCATCCGGCGTCCAACACCGGCCGGCTGCTATACTGCCGCGCTCAGTTGACGGGGACGGAAGGGCATGAGCAAGTCAGACGCAAAGGGACTCTGGAGCGGCCGGTTCAGCGAGGCGACGGACGCATTTGTCACCGCCTTCAGTGCCTCCGAACACTATGACCGACGGCTCTACCGCGAGGACATCCGGGGCTCTCGAGCCCATGCCCGGATGCTGGCCGACTGCGGCGTCATCAGCCAGGCCGACGCCGCCGCCATCAGCGAGGGACTGGACGCCATCGCCGCCGAAATCGAGGCCGGCGACTTCCCATGGGATCCCGCCCTGGAAGACGTCCACATGAATATCGAAGCGCGGCTCACAGAGCGTATTGGCGAGGCTGGCAAGCGACTGCATACCGGACGCTCGCGCAACGATCAGATCGCCACCGACGTGCGACTCTGGCTGCGAACGGTGATTGACGAGACGATCGGCCTGCTGCGGCGTTTTGAGACCGGGCTCGTGGATCTCGCCGAGCGCGAGGCGGACACCGTCATGCCGGGGTTCACCCACCTCCAGGTGGCGCAGCCGGTGAGTTTCGGGCACCACATGCTGGCCTGGTACGAAATGCTGGTGCGCGACGAAGCCAGGCTTGTCGACGCCCTTCAGCGGGTCAACCAGATGCCACTGGGATCGGCGGCGCTGGCCGGTACGACTTTCCCCATCGACCGCCACCAGACCTGCACTGAACTGGGCTTCGACGCCCCGACCCGCAACTCCCTGGATGCCGTCTCCGACCGGGACTTCGCCATCGAATTCGTCTCGGCGGCGGCGCTGACCATGACCCATCTATCCCGGATGGCCGAGGAACTCGTGATCTGGGCCTCGCCACTGACCGGTTTCATCGATCTGCCCGACCGCTTCTGCACCGGCAGCTCGATCATGCCCCAGAAGAAGAACCCCGACGTCGCCGAGCTCGTTCGTGGCAAGAGCGCTCGGGTCCACGGTGCCCTTCATACCCTGCTTACCCTCATGAAGGGCCAGCCACTCGCGTACAACCGCGACAACCAGGAAGACAAGGAACCTCTGTTCGATGCGGCGGATGCGCTTCGCGACAGCCTGCGGGCCTTTGCCGACATGGTCCCGGCGCTGAGCGTCAACCGGGAGCGCACTCGTGCGGCGGCCCGCGAAGGCTTTGCCACGGCCACCGATCTGGCCGATTACCTGGTCCGCCAGGGCGTTGCCTTCCGCGACGCCCACGAAATCGTCGGCAAAGCCGTTGCCCACGGCGTGGCCGAGGGGCGCGACCTGGCCGAGATGTCGCTCGCCGAGCTGCAGCAGTTCTCGGAGGCCATTGGCGAGGACGTCTTCCAGGTGCTCACACTGGACGGATCACTGGCCGCCCGCGACCATGTGGGGGGTACGGCGCCGGCCCAGGTACGCATCCAGGTGGAAGCGGCGCGGCAGCGGCTCGCAACGGACTGAATGCCGCACCCCGGGTCAGCTGTCCTTAAGACTCGAGGGCAAGAACGCGCCGCAGCCAGCGGCCGATATCGTCGATCTCTTCACGGCAGACCTGGTGCTCCATCGGATAGTCGTGCCAGTCGACCGGGTACCCGAGGGCCAGCAAGGTATCCCGCGAGGCGATGCCCAGCTGGTGGGAGAGGACCGGATCATGGTGACCGTGGGCGAGAAAGACCGGCG
Proteins encoded in this region:
- a CDS encoding NADP-dependent malic enzyme, which produces MAEDFKQNALDYHRYPTPGKIEVSPTKPLANQRDLALAYSPGVAAACEAIVEDEREAATMTARGNLVGVITNGTAVLGLGAIGPLASKPVMEGKGVLFKKFAGIDVFDIEIAETQADQLVETIARLEPTFGGINLEDIKAPECFEVEEKLRERMNIPVFHDDQHGTAITAAAAIYNGLRLVDKRFEDVKLVTSGAGASAVACLDLLVSMGLRPENVIATDRKGVIYKGRAEYMDERKGVYATESPARTLGEAIEDADIFLGLSAPGVLSPDMVKRMADKPLIMALANPTPEIWPEEALEARPDAIISTGRSDYPNQVNNVLCFPFIFRGALDVGATTINDEMKKACVRAIADLATMESSDVVRAAYGGKPLSFGPEYLIPKPFDPRLITRIAPEVARSAMESGVASRPIQDFAAYRRRLSTYVFQSGLLMKPIFERATQNPQRVVYGDGEDERILQAVQLVVDDRLARPIIIGRRRVVKMRIKRLGLRLAIDGDFELVDPEDDPRFKEYWQLYHSLMERRGITPDRARQIVRTRNTVIAALMVRRGEADAMLAGAVGKYHRQLDYVNEVLGRRTGVRNLAAMNAIITPKGTLFLCDTYVNQNPSAHQLAEMTVLAADEIRRFGMVPKVALLSHSNFGTSEAPEAIKMREALQLIEDRDPALEVEGEMHGDAALNEEIRRRIFPNSRLDGEANLLIMPTLDAANIAFNLLKTVTDAVSIGPIVLGMSKPAHILTPSVTVRGVVNLTALAGVEAAMAGGKTEKKDD
- the hemC gene encoding hydroxymethylbilane synthase, producing MTIEHLRIATRRSPLAVWQAEHVADRLRARYPGLDVELVRLSTRGDEITDRPLMAVGGKALFVKALEEGMLAGKADIAVHSMKDVPAVVPEAFRLPVILDREDPCDALVSRRYGDIAELPATGRVGTASLRRECQIRARRPDLVVESLRGNVQTRLAKLDAGEFDAIVLAASGLRRLGMADQITRVMPPEESLPAVGQGALGIECRADDPEVEALIAGLDDPDTHDRVAAERAVNARLDGSCHVPLAAYALLEGDDLWLRALVASRDGRRVLRSEGRARRDEGTELGGVVAEDLLSQGAAEILADVH
- a CDS encoding heme biosynthesis HemY N-terminal domain-containing protein gives rise to the protein MMGRLILLVVLLLASVSAALWFANQGGFLMLRVGDVTVQTSLFVAVVAFIVAWVVVTLIYGLARRLLLAPGRIRVRWASRRTQKAQRELVDGLIELAEGRYAEAERHLEGTSRAAVQPLMHHLLAAIAAQRRGEWQRRDDLLAAADAANPRARVAVGLLQAQLQVEAEQWEQALATLGWLREKAPRNHRVLMFLARAMQAVDDHAGLADLLPDLRREKALPEEALAEIEYRALGQRFDELGAEANADSLGRIWKSLPKVRRRDPALQARYARALVDADCPATAEQQLRRWLRQHWAPELVEVYGELPLDPPQRVYDRITKWLRERPEDPTLLYAAARQAARCELWGQARGYLEAAVERSNNPAMARMLAELYERLGEEEQARRTYRQALGLDPLGNSLPQIESTGH
- a CDS encoding uroporphyrinogen-III synthase; amino-acid sequence: MSTPLRGRRILVTRPAGQADGLIRQLEAAGALVLHRPTLAIVPCEPDSRVTGHCPDWLVFISPNAVDYGLAHLPLARCRSTKLAAVGPGTAARLRHAGLPVTVAPVAGGGADALLAEPAFDPGPGETVVIVRGKEGRRRLQSALLTRDVELREMAVYERIKPDNTLAIPQEWQARRLDCTIVTSQTGLAHLLGMAEPGAIEWVRQGRLVTVSDRIAQAATAAGFDRPLVAGGADDDAITRTVRAALQRENQ
- a CDS encoding quinone oxidoreductase family protein, with the protein product MTEAIRVHEVGGPGQLRHESIEVPAPGAGEVLLRQTHIGVNYIDVYFRTGLYQAGSLPFTPGLEGAGEVIATGEGVSTVEPGQRVAYAGGPLGAYAAERVMPADRLVPLPESISNEQAAAIMLKGMTAHVLLQQVHAVRRGERVLIHAAAGGVGLLLCQWASHLGATVIGTVGSPEKAELARANGCDHPILYREENVQERVRALTGGQGVDVVYDSVGADTLMVSLGCLARRGMLVSFGQSSGKPPAIEVGQLAAGGSLFLTRPSLFDYIATVEELKSAAAAVFEVVRQGRLNVRIGQRLPLADAATAHRALESRRSTGSTILTV
- a CDS encoding alpha/beta fold hydrolase — encoded protein: MSETVELAGQASGTGPALVMLHGLYGSGNNWRGIARQFEKSHRTLLPDLRNHGHSPTHPDMDYRQMAADVLALLDREGIDQASLVGHSMGGKVAMALALTAPQRVEHLLVVDIAPMAYDHSAEHGRIIQAMREVNLGAVRSREDADAALSETIPHAAVRQFLLTNLQREGGHWQWRIPLDILADQLPVIQGWPTGLDTFSDAPVEFIHGEASGYVDDRGRAAISRHFPDATVLSYAGVGHWVHAEDPKRFSTDLHTFLSDNNNP
- a CDS encoding uroporphyrinogen-III C-methyltransferase, producing the protein MTEKDKDSEELTTENGPLSENAEEARAADDPGPASRSANNGGGSNGEDEGEKVEPTPTPPSTGRSAGRGALMIALAVAVLAAAGGVYLYLQMQSLADAQSGLAERSELQALADRQQSDMGELNGRITNLNEALESRLQSLARLENRMADQVSARKELADRVDQLYRRMQSETDDWRVAEASYLARMALHRVRFNGDIAGALEALEAADILLSGLGGTGIDRREAIGEAVDRLLAVDRVDMVAINRGLDRVADQLDELPLAAGITRFEQDAADEGEDGADPAASGDWQSRLERARQRLLEGLGGLVTVSRDRQVEPLPEPESRFLLQQNLLLQLESARLAALRGEPETYRDALRRVDDWVGAYFDSASPAVSAVRERLAGLIEEPVKVEAPDIAGVLSPVLDGSSEP